A stretch of Kazachstania africana CBS 2517 chromosome 7, complete genome DNA encodes these proteins:
- the KAFR0G02100 gene encoding uncharacterized protein (similar to Saccharomyces cerevisiae PEX25 (YPL112C) and PEX27 (YOR193W); ancestral locus Anc_8.601), whose protein sequence is MDSYGTGNYQYHNTYHNISGDSDNFVEELKILSPRKDESNNNNNSNNVTIPNVKDMTKITVTNLEILQYLLNSLSGKDKFAKIVKYTLDLIILFIEKESKPKSYISKSNVNNIVMNLLVNKPRLLIIFFLQKFVKTLSYISSQLSTYRYILRFGNSPFLTWDFIKAIKKLYTNRKHLSLQSINETFKINDLINLYYTICDELVLLHKFKVWSNPYFYERISRHQVLSWQYDIVLSLINNLSQLNTNQQKEFELNLLIKIKREAINFQISNNNKLFYNDTIDIYAQLNDLKRQKKVIHLEISKLIFDFMANSIDFFKVYDAKIIPKGTYGVLSLVSGLIGFYKLWINAKDDIYSSKQKSE, encoded by the coding sequence ATGGATTCGTACGGTACAGGAAACTACCAATACCATAATACGTACCATAATATAAGTGGTGACAGTGACAATTTTGTCGAGGaattaaagattttatCACCGAGGAAGGatgaatcaaataataataataatagcaaTAACGTTACCATTCCAAACGTAAAGGATATGACTAAAATTACCGTTACgaatttggaaatattgCAATATCTTCTTAATTCTCTTAGTGGGAAAGATAAATTTGCTAAGATCGTCAAATACACTCTGGATTTAATCATACTATTCATTGagaaagaatcaaaaccCAAATCATATATTTCCAAATCAAATGTTAACAATATCGTTATGAACCTTTTAGTCAATAAACCAAGGCTTCTAatcatattctttttgcaaaaattcGTTAAAACGCTATCATACATTTCAAGTCAATTAAGTACGTATCGATACATCCTTAGATTCGGAAATAGTCCATTTCTGACGTGGGATTTCATTAAAGccattaaaaaattgtataCCAATCGTAAGCATTTATCGTTGCAGTCCATAAATGAAACATTCAAGATTAATGATCTGATTAATCTATATTATACGATATGTGATGAATTAGTACTGTTACataaattcaaagtttgGTCGAATCCATATTTCTACGAAAGGATATCGAGACATCAAGTACTTTCCTGGCAGTATGATATCGTTCTAAGTTTAATAAATAATCTGAGTCAATTAAACACAAACCAACAAAAGGAATTCGAACTGAATCTTCTAATCAAGATTAAAAGAGAAGCAatcaatttccaaatttcaaataataacaaaCTTTTTTACAATGATACTATAGATATTTATGCTCAACTAAATGACCTTAAAAGACAGAAAAAAGTCATACACCTCGAAATCTCTAAATTAATATTCGATTTCATGGCAAATtctattgattttttcaaagtatACGACGCTAAAATAATACCAAAGGGGACCTACGGAGTTCTGTCACTCGTATCAGGCCTTATTGGATTCTATAAACTGTGGATAAATGCAAAAGatgatatttattcatCCAAGCAAAAATCAGAATAA